The genomic interval GCGGGCTGATGCTGGGGCATCCCGAGGCACGGAACTTTTCGGTCGGCCGCATCGACTCCGAGCAGCTCGCCTCGTATGCGGCGCGGCGGGGAACGGACCCCGAGAAAATGAGGGTGCTGATTCCGCAGCATCTGATAGATATGTAACCAAGCGAGAAACAATGCACATAACCGACATTTACAACCAAGCCGCCGCCGAGGGACGGGCCCGTTTCTCGGTCGAGCTGTTGCCGCCGCTCAAGGGCGATGGGCCCGGCCGCGTGTTCGAGGCGCTCGATCCGCTCCGGGAATTCGCGCCGGTTTCGGTCAACGTGACATCCCACCGCGAGGACGTGAAATACGTCGAACGCGAGAACGGACTGCTGGAGCGGCACACGGTGCGCCGCCGTCCCGGTACGGTAGGTATCTCGGCCGCCATCATGCGCCGCTACGGCGTCGAGGCGATTCCGCACCTGATCTGCGGCGGACAGTCGCGCTACGATCTGGAGGACGCGCTGATCGACCTCGATTTTCTGGGTATCGACAATGTGCTGGCCCTGCGCGGCGACAATCTGCGCGGCGAGCACTCGTTCCGGGTGCATCCCGACGGGCATGGGCATGCTTGCGAGCTGGTCCGCCAGATCGCCCGGATGAACGAGGGCGTGTTCATCGACGGCGAGGTCGAGGACTGTCACCGGACGAATTTCTGCATAGGCGTGGCCGGCTATCCCGAAAAGCACTGCGAGGCTCCGAATCCGGCCGAGGACATGCGCCGGCTCAAGGAAAAAGTCGACGCGGGGGCCGACTACATCATCACGCAGATGAGCTTCGACAACGCGAGCATACTCGCTTTTATCGAGAATTGCCGCGCGGCGGGTATCGACGTGCCGATCATTCCGGGCATCAAGCCTTTTTCGACGAAGGCGCAGCTCACGATGCTGCCGCAGATATTCCACGTCGATCTGCCCGAGGTGCTGGTCCGCGAGGTCGAGAAGTGCCCGACGAATCGCGAGGTGCGCGAGGTGGGCGTCGAATGGGCCGTAGCGCAGGGGCGCGAGCTGATCGCCGCCGGCGTGCCGATCCTCCACTTCTATACGATGGGCAAGACCGACAATATGGTCAAGATCGCGCAGGCGCTGTTTTAGACGCGGCGTTTGCGAAGTTTTCGTCCGCCGCCGGCTCGGGCTTTCCCGGTTCGCGCAGCACTTGCGGAACTCCGCGTTTATTTGGGATGGAAGGCGCTTTTGGCATGTCGACGCGGCCGTATATGAGGACGGAGACAGTCCGTTCGGCGGCCGGTAGCGTGAGCGGGGCGCTTCGGGGCCGGAGTCCGAAGCGAGAGAGGTTGGAGAAGGGCGTATTTATCCGATCCGTCCGGTTCCCGCTCGGAGTATTCGGGGCGTTCGCGGGCGCGTGTCGTTCGTAAAGAGAAAGGCTCTGTATGCAGGCCGTTCGCGGGGTATCGTTGCTTACCGGAAACCGGCCTTGCCGAAAACGGTGCGGGATTTCGGGAGAAGGGCGGGATGATCGGAACCGATCCGACGGAGTTGGCGAGGAAACGGTTCGGAAGCACCCGACGAGTCGGCGAGCCGTTGGAAAGCGGTCGGGGTCGAAGGTCTCCCGACGGAGGAAAAGGTGCGAGCGCCCCTGTTTCCTGTAGAGAGTGGGTGCGTGGATTGATGTTTCGGCGTGGCGGAACCGGCTGTCGGACCCGCGAATGCGATTTTAATAGTTGCCGTATGGAAACTTATGATTCGATCAAAAAGGCGGCGGAGGCTGTTTCCGGGCAGGTGTTGCTTGCCCGACGGACTCTGCATGCCAATCCCGAGCTGTCGTTCGAGGAGCGGGAGACTTCCCGTTATGTGGCCGATTGCCTGCGGGAGGCGGGCATCGAATTCCAGCCGATAGCCGGAACGGGCGTTCTGGCCCGGATCGAGGGCCGGGGAGACCTCCGCCGTTGCGTCGTGCTGCGTGCCGACATGGACGCGCTGCCGATCGAGGAGAAGACCGGTTTGGAATACGCTTCCCGGAACAAGGGCGTGATGCATGCGTGCGGGCACGACGTCCACACGGCCTGCCTGCTCGGGGCGATGCTCGTGCTGAAGAGGATGAGCGAGCGAATCGAGGGAACGGTGTTCGGGCTTTTCCAGCCCGGCGAGGAGCTTTGCCCGGGCGGAGCGTCGCTCGTGCTGGCCGAGGACCCGTTCCGTGACTACGAGGTCGCGGCTTTCGTAGGCGAACATGTGGCGGCGGAGATTCCGGCCGGCCGTTTCGGCTTCCGCGCGGGGCAGTATATGGCTTCGAGCGACGAGCTGCGCATCACGGTCCGGGGAACCGGGGGACACGGCGCGCTGCCCCATACGCTGACCGATCCGGTCGTTGCGGCGGCCGCGATCGTCACGTCGTTGCAGCAGATCGTCAGCCGCAATGCCGACGGGACGATTCCGACCGTGCTCTCGATCGGGCGGCTGATTGCCGACGGCGCCACGAACATCATTCCGCCGACGGTGGAAATGGAAGGCACGCTGCGGACGATGGACGAGACGTGGCGCGGGCGCGCGAAACGGCGTGTCGCCGAGATCGCGGCCGGAACGGCGGCCGCATACGGCGTCGAGGCCGAGGTGAAGATATCGGACGGCTATCCGTGCGTCGTGAACGATCCGGCGCTGACGGCGCGCGCTCGGCAGATCGTCGGGCGGCTGTGGGGCGCCGACCGGGTGGAGGAGCTGGCTTTGCGAATGACGGCCGAGGACTTCGGTTCCTACACGAAGCGCTATCCGAGCGTTTTTTTTCGTCTCGGCGTTGCGCGGACGGACGGTCCGACGGGCGGACTGCACACGTCGGTATTCGATCCCGACGAGCGGGCGCTCGACTACGGCGTGGCGACGATGACCGCGCTGGCGCTCGAACTGGGACGTTGACAGTCGCCTGTCGCTATTCCCGGGATTGCTCGGTTGCCTGAAGGCGCGGAAATCGCGCCGGACGATTCGGTTCGGAGTGCTGCGGACTGCTGTCGCCTGCGCCGAACCGCAAACGATCGTAGGTACGAGCTGCTCGCCGCCGTATACGCCTACTTGTCGGAGTGCGATGTAATCGGTTCCGACGAGGTTTTTCCGTTCCTTTCTCGGATCGTCTCGCTCCCGGTTCGGTGCCGTTTTCTTCTCTTCTTGTGATTTTTACTTGCTCTCGGTCTCCGTCCGAAACAGGATGAACGCTATATGTTGCGAATGTCAGGGCCGATTTTTGGCAGGTCGTTTCCTGCACCTCCCCGTCGATGGAGCGGTTTTTCGTCCTTCGATTCCGTCTCTTTCGTCTTTGCCGATTGCGCAGCAGGTTGGTGCCGGAAAGCGGCCGAGCGGGAGATAGGTTGGAGTTCGGGAACCGTCGACGATGACGTAGAGAGCGGCTGCGTCGGGAAAGCAATGGTATGCTTCCGTGTACCAAGCATGTTCGCCCCCGGAATTTCTATTGTCTGTTGACCGCGACTTGCGGCCACCGGTTATGTATCCGATTAGGCTCCTGCATGAAATTTTCTCCGACAGAGGGGGAAATTAAACCGGAGGCATCGGGTGTTCGCAAGTCGGTACGGTAAACGATATGACCGGGACAGGAAAAACAAGAACCCCGCTCCTTAGGAGCGGGGTTCTGCATAGGCCCTGAGCCTTCGCCCTTGCGGGCGGGCTATGCCTTACTGGACTGTTTTAACGATTTTTTCGAATGCTGCGGGATTGTTCATCGCCAGATCGGCCAGCACCTTGCGGTTGAGCTGGATGCCCTTGGCGTTCACTTTGCCCATGAATTCCGAATAAGTCATGCCGTGGCTGCGGGCTGCGGCGTTGATACGCTGGATCCACAGGCTACGGAATTGGCGTTTCTTGTTCTTGCGATCGCGGTAAGCGTACGTAAGACCCTTTTCGACGGTGTTTTTGGCGACCGTCCATACGTTTCCCCTTGAACCAAAGTTACCTTTGGCAAGTTTTAAAACCTTTTTTCTTCTGGCTCTGGATGCTACTGCATTGACTGACCTTGGCATAATTTAAAAGTTTTACGAGCGGTTAGCGGCACGGTTCTCCCGCGCTCTTCGGGGCTAAATCGCTCTTTGTTTGACTGAAAGCGCGAAGCGGCTCCTCGATTACTTTACGAGCAGCAGCTTCACGTTGGCCTCGTCGGCCTTCGAAATGAGACCCGAGTAAGTCAGGTTCCGTTTCTGCTTGGTGGTTTTCTTGGTCAGGATGTGACTTTTGAAAGCATGCTTTCTCTTGATCTTTCCTGATCCGGTGAAGTCGAAGCGCTTCTTCGCACCGGAATTGGTTTTCATTTTCGGCATTCTGATTCGAATTTAAATGTTAAACAGCCCACAAAGATAAGAATTAATCGGGAAACAAACAAAAAGCGGTCCGCCGAACTTTCCCGGGGAAGCTGTGACACACCCTTTGTTATGATTGGCATCTCGATAAGGATGATCTTAAAGTTCATAGATTGCCGAGCGGTTTTTCCCTCAGTTCGGGCGTAAGCTCCGTTACCTGTCCCCGCTTAGCCTGCTCGATAGCCTCGCGGATAGTTTGCAGGTTCCGGGGATCGTCAAAAAAGGGATCGCCGCTCGGACTGATACCCAACATCGAAACACCTGCCCGAGTAATATGACATTTAGTCCGTAATGACCGCAATGAGTAATTTTTGCCATAAAATTTGGCAATCATTCTCAGGCAGGTCGGCCCGCAATTCATCGCGTCTAATTGTATGCAATGGGGGAATTTCATTCGATATAAACCTGCTTAAACTTGATTAAGTATTGTTTACCGACCACTGCTTAGTTATGTTCTATGTGCAACGAATCATTGTGTACTTTTTTTAAAATTTCGATTGCTTTCTCTAATGCGAGATCTTTGTTTTGTCGTTCACTGGATAACGTTCTGTGAATAACAATATCAGGAACAATTCCCTTGTTAACAAAAAGTTTATTACTATACGGGAATAGCTCACGTAACGTACATATTCGAACGACTCCCCCATCAGGCAAATCGACTAACAAAGGAGCACCGGATGAACCTTCTGTTTCTTCCCCTATGAATATTGGCCTGTCGGGAAGATCATAAATATTGACAAGAAAATCTTCGCATGCAGAAGAGCTAAGCGGCCCAATTAAACAAACAATAGGACATTCAACAGCGTTTATGTGAATATCTCTTACGATAATTTCCGGATTTTGTTTTTTGTAAGCCTTGCCTAAATAAAAAAGTTCATATTCCTCACGATAATTTCCCTGAGAGCGGGCATAACCATCATTAATTCTGGTTTCATATCCAAAGGAACGAATAGTATCACTTGGATCTATATGCATCTGTAATCGCCAAGCAACATCTGTAACACCACCTCTGTTATAGCGCAAATCTAAGATTAATCCTTCGGGGTTTCTATTGGACAAGTCAAACATAACAGAGTCCAACATGGCAATCATATCTTCTCTAAAGTCCTTTATCGTCAAGCGCGCTATATTTTGACACCATTGGACTGATATCCTTTTCTTGGGGGGATAAATACCCCAAGGTACACTCCAATAATCATCCTCGGCAGTGCTTAGGGTCTCCCAATTGTATTGCAATTTAAAATTCAATATATCTCCTTTTCCCGTTTTTGCTTTACCTTCCAAAAAATGACCGATAGGCCCTTCATGCAATCTCGCCAGTGCAATACGCCGACGTTCGTGTTCCGTGGATGCACATGCCTTTGGAAGACAGTATCGCTCTATGTATTTGGATACAGGCAACCCTTTGATTTCTATGAGTTCGGCACCTAACAACATTGAGTCTATTCCTGCATTCTTTTTCAAGACGGTAAAATAATACTTACCTTCTATTTCCCTGATAGTTCCAGAAATGTCGTTGATATAGTCACTCTTTTTATAACTCCTATCAACTATCCCAGTATGCCCGTCGTTAAATTTTGCCAAAAATAACTCCAGTTCATCATAATACTCGATATCATTCCTCGTCAGTAAAATACGGGTAAGCGTGCTTTGGTATAGAGAGTCTATGTCGAAATTAACTTTGTCTATATTGACGAAGTTATATTTTATTTCAGACCAAATTTTACTTAACCCAAATACTTTATCTTCTGTATTATTGATTTTAGGAAGAGTGCTTATTTGAACGCTGTCAATGAGAATTGGCTGCGAATAAACCATTTGTAACGGATAAAGACAGCTGACAATTGATATAAACAAATAAATGGTTTTCATATTTATCGAAAAGTGATGTTTTTTTTGTGACACTTCCTTAATTCGATTGATAAAGAACAATTATACATGCTCTGGCGATTAAACTTTTTCGATACAAAACACGATTGCCATCATAATATTTAAATTTTATACAAAAAAATACTGCAAGCAGAGGCATTTTGTATTTGTATAAAAACATTAGGGACTTTCCCGTTCGGCAAACCGGCGTTGGGTGCGAAAGGGTAGTTCAGGAGTAGATGCGGAACGAGTCTGTCAAGTGTCATAAGCGTTTGTATTAAATGTAATCTATAAAATGCACAACGCCTCAACCTCCCTCAATCTGTACATTTATGAAATTAAACAATCAAATTTTATTTGCCAAAATATTTGCGCATTAAATGGGATATTTTGTAAACAGGAAGCCGGGTACGGCTGCCCGGCAAGCATAGAAAAGCCCGCTTCCCCGGCCGGTATCGCGTAGCCTGACAGAATGTCAATGACGAGCTTCTGGCAAAGTTATTGAAGGAAAACGATATTCGGAAAAACGAACCAAAACGCTTCTGTATTATGGAAACGATATTCAAACGCTGGTGGCTGTTGCTGCTCAACGGCATCCTGTTCCTGATTCTCGGGGTGATCTCGCTGGCCTATCCGGTCACGGCCCTTTTCTCGGTTGCCGTCTATATCGGTGTCGTCGCCCTCGTGGCGGGCATCGGCTCGATCGTGGTCGCGCTTTCCAATATGCGCATTCGCGGCTGGGGCTGGCGGCTGCTCGAGGGCGTCATCGACGTGATTTTCGGCTTGCTGATGCTCGGCAACCCGCTGCTTTCGGCCGCGATGATTCCGGTGCTGATCGGCATCTGGGTCTTCGTTCGGGGACTGATGTACGTGGCCGACTCTCTGGCATGGCGCCGTCGCGGGTCGGGCGACTGGTCGCGCTACCTGATCGTGGGCATCCTGCTGCTGGTGCTGGGCTTTCTGATGATGGTCGACGACCGTTTCGGTCTGCTGCCGGTGGCCTATCTGCTCGCGTTTATCTTCCTGCTGGTCGGCTTCGGCAGCCTGATCGTGGCCTTCGGCATGCGCCGCGCGGACAGAGAGCTCCGGCGGCAGGAGCGCGATTGAGCGTTTCGGCCGATAGGATTTTCTTATTCGCCTATCCGTATTTCCGATTTGCGATTCCGGCCGGTTTGCGTAATTTTACGCACGGATAAATCCTAAACCACGATTGTCATGGAAGAAAAGATTCTGAAAGCATTGCAGGAAAAGGGCGCCATGCGTCCGGGCGACATCGCCGCCGCCGCCGGCGTCGATAAGGAAGAAGCCGCCAAAGTAATCAAGAAGCTGGCCAAGGAGGGCAAAATCTATTCGCCCAAGCGTTGCTTTTACGATATCCGGAAGTAGCGGCCGCATGGTACGGCTGATGATCTGCCTGTCGGCGCTGCTCTTGGGGGGCGGTGCCGACCTGCTTTCGGCCCGGGGCCGCGAGCTGGTTGCCGGTTCGTACAACATCCGTTGCGACACGCCGGTGGACGGAGACAACGCGTGGCCTTACCGCAAGGAAAGGGTCGAGGCGTTGATCCGTTTTTACGGCTTCGACGTGCTGGGAGTGCAGGAAGCGAAGCCGTCCCAGATGAGCGATCTGCGCGCGATGCCCGGTTTCGCATCGGTGGGTGTGGGCCGCGACGGGGGAGACCGGGGCGAATACTCGGCGATCTTTTATCGCACGGACCGTCTCCGGGTACTCGACAGCGGCACGTTCTGGCTCTCCGAGACGCCCGATACCGTTTCCAAAGGGTGGGATGCGGCCTTGAACCGGATATGCACATGGGCCAAGATGAAGGATCGGCGCACGGGGCGCGTGTTCTATTTTTTCAATACCCATTTCGATCACGTCGGCCGCGAGGCGAGGCTCCGGTCGGCCGAATTGCTTGCCGGGCGTATCCGGGCCGTAGCGGGCGACAAATATCCGGTGCTTTGCACGGGCGATTTCAACGCTCATGCCGAGAGCGAACCGGTCGCCGTGATGAAGACCGTACTGCGCGATGCCCGCGAGGCGTCGCAGACGCCTGCGTACGGACCTCCGTTCAGTTATGCCGGATTCCCCGTTCAGGTTCCCGAGAAGCTCAGGAACCGTACGCCGATCGACTATTTGTTCGTAAGCGGCCGCGTGCGGGTACTGACCTGCGGCTTGCTGTCCGACTCGGACGGGAGGAATCATCCCTCGGACCATTTCCCGCTGCGCGCTGTGATCGTATTCGACTGAGAAAGAAGTCCGGCCGCTTTCGGCAGGCAAGTGTGTCGAAGTGCGAAGACTGCTTGCGGAATGCGTAAGACATTGAATTTCTTTGTGGTTCAATAACGACGTTTTAACCTGTTGCTGTGCCAAGTCCCAATCGTCGGGAGCAAAAGAGAAACCCGTGCTGACGTAACGAGTTTGACGATTAAGGGTAAACCGAATGTGTATCGATGCGCGGTGTCGTTTTTGTATATTTTGTCCTTGCGGCAAATGGCACTTATTTTGATTTCCATTGTTTTACGCTATTCGCAAAATACAAAGCCAATCGTATATCTGTTCTCGCAGGGGTAAACAAAATGGCTTTTTCAAGCTTTCGGGGGACTCTGAAAACAAAAAATCAGCGATCTGTTCATAACAGATCGCTGATTTTCAGAGCTGTTTACGAGACTTGAACTCGTGACCTCTTCCTTACCAAGGAAGTGCTCTACCACTGAGCTAAAACAGCAATGTTTCGTGCCGACTCCCGGACCGGAATCCGAGGTTTGCGGGGACAAAAGTAGCACTTATTTTTTAAATACCAAAACCTGTCCGAATTTAATGCGGAGCAGTCCGGCTATCGCCTGCACGACCGTTCTTTCCCAAGCGGAACGCCGAGTCCGAAATACAGGTTGGCTGCGGAGGCCCTGATCGGGATGAACTGCGGATTCACCTTGGTGAACATATAGTCGCTTCCGATGAAGAAATTGATCCATGAGGGGCTGAAATTCAGCGCGAAGCCGAACGTTTCGAAGGCGCTGTGAATGAACGAGTAGCTGACCGTCGCGGCGAACCAGTCGGTCGGGCGGTAATTGACCGAGGCGGTCAGTTCGGTATAGGCTTTCGGCTTGTAGATGCGGGTGCTGGAGAGCAGGCCGAAGCTGACCCTGTTTCTGGCTACGGCATATTCCGCGCCGAGGTTGATCGTGCTGCGCAGCATGGTCGTGCGGCTCTGCGAGGGGGTCTCCGAGAAATGGAACAGTTCCTGCAGGTTATCGGTCAGGTCGTCCATCTGATCGCCTATCGGGTTGTCCGGCCGATCGTTTCCGATCGGGAGGTCGAATCCGTCGAAATCGAATTCGCCCTGCGCTGCTCCGTTGACTGTCGAGTGCTTGCTCCACCGAATGAATCCGAGGTCGATCACCGCTCCGGAGACCGTCAGGTTATCGAGTATCTTATAGGTCGCTCCCAGATCGATGGCGCTCCCGTAGCCGGCCACTCCGGGCGAACGGAAGTCGAATCCGTCGATGTATTCCCGGCCGTTTCGGTCGGCGGCGAGCGTCGGACGGAGCCCTTGTACCGATGCGGACATGCGCCCTTGCGAAGTGATCCGCCACGAGTCGCCGTTCATGACGGCGTGCAGGTTGGTGAAATGGATGTCCGCATTGCCGGCTCCGACCAGGAACTTGTATTTCCCGCCGATCGTCCAGCGGTCGTTCAGCGGTCGGGAATATCCGACCGACACGTCTACGTAAGAGTCCGTGTATACGTGCAGTTTCTCGATATCGTAAGTCGTTCCGTCCGGTCCCGAGCCGTACTTCATGAACTCGAAAAGCGACTTGGGCACGTTGCCGCTGACGGTTCCCTTGACTCCGATGCCGATCGTCCAGAAACCGCGTCCGGAGAACCAGCCGGCCGAAACGATCTCGGCTGCGATGTCGGCATTCAACTGGTTATTCGTCTTCAATCCGCGCAGAAAGGATTCGGCGGGAACCGACGGGTCCATAAAGGTTACCAGCCGGCCGTCCTTCTGGTAAAGCAGGTCGCCCAGCGCCACGCCGTTCGAGGCGTACGTAGCCGAAATGGAGCCTGCGGCCGGAATGGAAATGAATCCCCGGGCCGGACGGAGGGCGGGGTTCATCGAGGTCCTCAGCGTGGCCTTGTCCATGAAGTAGGCGGTCCGCAGCTGTTGTGCCGTACCCGTCAGAAAACCGCACGATAGGAAGGCGAACAGTAAAAATTGCTTCATAATCAAGTCGGGAATTTGTAGCCTTGGGGGGGTATTCGTCGGTAGAGATGGTAATTCCTCCGCTTTTGCGGAGCTTCAGCGCCAGCTTGGCCTGCTGATCCGGCCGCAGGTGCCGGCCGGCCAGCGCTTCGTCGCAGTAGGCGTCGAGCCGTATGCGGAGGTTTCGGGCGTTCTTCATTTTAGGCATGTCCGTTTCAGTAATGGTGAACGATACGTCGCTGACCGCGCCGTCGGTTCCCTGTCCGCCGCCCTCGACCTTCTGCGGAGAGAAAGCGATCCCGACCGGAACGTCCGCCGCGTCCGTGACGATCAGGTTCATGTCGAAATTCAGCGGCAGGGAGTTGGTCACTTGGCCGTAGATTTCGACCGAGCCGCTGGAGAACAGGTAATCGATCAGATCCGCGTCGAACGCTTCGTCGACCGTCTGGTCGGTCCGCCCGTGAAAGTCGGCGGCGGGAGCGAGCGGGACCTCGACCGTGTAGGCGATCCGGGCGAAAGCGTCTTTCGGATAGAAGTAGGCCCGCGAGTCGGCCGCGCCGGTGTCCGTGCGTACCGCTGTATGGATCGAGATATGGTCCGGGGAAATCCTGAGCAAGTCGTTGATCGGACATGCCGTGAACGCGTATGACGCGGGAACGTCGCGGTCCGAAGCGCCGAGCCAAATGTCGCTGGCAGCCGTCTGCCCGTATGCGTCGGGGGCATTCACCGCGATGCGGTCGGCTGCGACCGATTCCGTAGCGCCGGAGCGGCTGTTGACCGAGCTCATCGCAAGCGAAGCCTGCAACGGAATGCCGACGTTGGTGTACGTCGTCAGCCGGATGTGCGGATCGGCGAAACTCAGCACGCCGTCGTCGCCGTCGAACAGGTCGTCAAGCCCTTCGGTTTCGATATCGACCGGCTCCGTCGTGATCTTGTCATCGATCAGTCCGTAAATTACTTGGTAATCGGGGGACGAGATTCCTCCT from Alistipes ihumii AP11 carries:
- a CDS encoding methylenetetrahydrofolate reductase; the encoded protein is MHITDIYNQAAAEGRARFSVELLPPLKGDGPGRVFEALDPLREFAPVSVNVTSHREDVKYVERENGLLERHTVRRRPGTVGISAAIMRRYGVEAIPHLICGGQSRYDLEDALIDLDFLGIDNVLALRGDNLRGEHSFRVHPDGHGHACELVRQIARMNEGVFIDGEVEDCHRTNFCIGVAGYPEKHCEAPNPAEDMRRLKEKVDAGADYIITQMSFDNASILAFIENCRAAGIDVPIIPGIKPFSTKAQLTMLPQIFHVDLPEVLVREVEKCPTNREVREVGVEWAVAQGRELIAAGVPILHFYTMGKTDNMVKIAQALF
- a CDS encoding M20 family metallopeptidase — protein: METYDSIKKAAEAVSGQVLLARRTLHANPELSFEERETSRYVADCLREAGIEFQPIAGTGVLARIEGRGDLRRCVVLRADMDALPIEEKTGLEYASRNKGVMHACGHDVHTACLLGAMLVLKRMSERIEGTVFGLFQPGEELCPGGASLVLAEDPFRDYEVAAFVGEHVAAEIPAGRFGFRAGQYMASSDELRITVRGTGGHGALPHTLTDPVVAAAAIVTSLQQIVSRNADGTIPTVLSIGRLIADGATNIIPPTVEMEGTLRTMDETWRGRAKRRVAEIAAGTAAAYGVEAEVKISDGYPCVVNDPALTARARQIVGRLWGADRVEELALRMTAEDFGSYTKRYPSVFFRLGVARTDGPTGGLHTSVFDPDERALDYGVATMTALALELGR
- the rplT gene encoding 50S ribosomal protein L20; translated protein: MPRSVNAVASRARRKKVLKLAKGNFGSRGNVWTVAKNTVEKGLTYAYRDRKNKKRQFRSLWIQRINAAARSHGMTYSEFMGKVNAKGIQLNRKVLADLAMNNPAAFEKIVKTVQ
- the rpmI gene encoding 50S ribosomal protein L35, whose amino-acid sequence is MPKMKTNSGAKKRFDFTGSGKIKRKHAFKSHILTKKTTKQKRNLTYSGLISKADEANVKLLLVK
- a CDS encoding S41 family peptidase, with amino-acid sequence MKTIYLFISIVSCLYPLQMVYSQPILIDSVQISTLPKINNTEDKVFGLSKIWSEIKYNFVNIDKVNFDIDSLYQSTLTRILLTRNDIEYYDELELFLAKFNDGHTGIVDRSYKKSDYINDISGTIREIEGKYYFTVLKKNAGIDSMLLGAELIEIKGLPVSKYIERYCLPKACASTEHERRRIALARLHEGPIGHFLEGKAKTGKGDILNFKLQYNWETLSTAEDDYWSVPWGIYPPKKRISVQWCQNIARLTIKDFREDMIAMLDSVMFDLSNRNPEGLILDLRYNRGGVTDVAWRLQMHIDPSDTIRSFGYETRINDGYARSQGNYREEYELFYLGKAYKKQNPEIIVRDIHINAVECPIVCLIGPLSSSACEDFLVNIYDLPDRPIFIGEETEGSSGAPLLVDLPDGGVVRICTLRELFPYSNKLFVNKGIVPDIVIHRTLSSERQNKDLALEKAIEILKKVHNDSLHIEHN
- a CDS encoding HdeD family acid-resistance protein — translated: METIFKRWWLLLLNGILFLILGVISLAYPVTALFSVAVYIGVVALVAGIGSIVVALSNMRIRGWGWRLLEGVIDVIFGLLMLGNPLLSAAMIPVLIGIWVFVRGLMYVADSLAWRRRGSGDWSRYLIVGILLLVLGFLMMVDDRFGLLPVAYLLAFIFLLVGFGSLIVAFGMRRADRELRRQERD
- a CDS encoding MarR family transcriptional regulator, with the protein product MEEKILKALQEKGAMRPGDIAAAAGVDKEEAAKVIKKLAKEGKIYSPKRCFYDIRK
- a CDS encoding endonuclease/exonuclease/phosphatase family protein, with product MVRLMICLSALLLGGGADLLSARGRELVAGSYNIRCDTPVDGDNAWPYRKERVEALIRFYGFDVLGVQEAKPSQMSDLRAMPGFASVGVGRDGGDRGEYSAIFYRTDRLRVLDSGTFWLSETPDTVSKGWDAALNRICTWAKMKDRRTGRVFYFFNTHFDHVGREARLRSAELLAGRIRAVAGDKYPVLCTGDFNAHAESEPVAVMKTVLRDAREASQTPAYGPPFSYAGFPVQVPEKLRNRTPIDYLFVSGRVRVLTCGLLSDSDGRNHPSDHFPLRAVIVFD
- a CDS encoding DUF5723 family protein, with amino-acid sequence MKQFLLFAFLSCGFLTGTAQQLRTAYFMDKATLRTSMNPALRPARGFISIPAAGSISATYASNGVALGDLLYQKDGRLVTFMDPSVPAESFLRGLKTNNQLNADIAAEIVSAGWFSGRGFWTIGIGVKGTVSGNVPKSLFEFMKYGSGPDGTTYDIEKLHVYTDSYVDVSVGYSRPLNDRWTIGGKYKFLVGAGNADIHFTNLHAVMNGDSWRITSQGRMSASVQGLRPTLAADRNGREYIDGFDFRSPGVAGYGSAIDLGATYKILDNLTVSGAVIDLGFIRWSKHSTVNGAAQGEFDFDGFDLPIGNDRPDNPIGDQMDDLTDNLQELFHFSETPSQSRTTMLRSTINLGAEYAVARNRVSFGLLSSTRIYKPKAYTELTASVNYRPTDWFAATVSYSFIHSAFETFGFALNFSPSWINFFIGSDYMFTKVNPQFIPIRASAANLYFGLGVPLGKERSCRR